One genomic window of Glycine max cultivar Williams 82 chromosome 16, Glycine_max_v4.0, whole genome shotgun sequence includes the following:
- the LOC100776454 gene encoding LOW QUALITY PROTEIN: receptor-like protein 52 (The sequence of the model RefSeq protein was modified relative to this genomic sequence to represent the inferred CDS: substituted 2 bases at 2 genomic stop codons), with protein sequence MKKFTSSCGKMSILSLLSFFFFFFFFFLTYANSQSQYSLLYDQEHAVLLKIKQYLQNPPFLNHWTSSNSSHCTWPEISCTNGSVTSLSMINTNITQTLPPFLCDLTNLTHVDFQWNFIPGEFLKSLYKCSKLEYLDLSQNYFVGKIPDDIDNLANLSFLSLSGNNFSGDIPTSIGRLKELRNLQLYQCLLNGTFPAEIGNLSNLESLYVFSNHMLPPTKLPSSLTQLNKLKVFHMYESNLVGEIPETIGHMVALEKLDLSKNGLSGQIPNGLFMLKNLSILYLYRNSLSGEIPRVVEAFNLTELDLSENILSGKIPDDLGRLNNLKYLNLYSNQLFGNVPESIARLPALTDFVVFLNNLSGTLPLDFVRFSKLETFXIASNSFTGRLPENLCYHGSLVGLTAYDNNLSGKLPESLGSCSSLNILRVENNNLSGNVPSGLWTSMNLERFMINENKFTGQLPERLSWNVSVMSISYNXFSGRIPLGVSSLKNVVIFNASNNLFNGSIPLELTSLLHLTTLLLDHNQLTGSLPSDIISWKSLITLDLSHNQLSGVLPDVIAQLPGLNILDLSENKISGQIPLQLALKRLTNLNLSSNLLTGRIPSELENLAYARSFLNNSGLCADSKVLNLTLCNSKPQRARIERRSASYAIIISLVVGASLLALLSSFLMIRVYRKRKQEMKRSWKLTSFQRLSFTKTNIASSMSEHNIIGSGGYGAVYRVVVDDLNYVAVKKIWSSRKLEEKLANSFLAEVEILSNIRHNNIVKLLCCISNEDSLLLVYE encoded by the coding sequence ATGAAAAAATTTACCTCATCATGTGGCAAAATGTCAATCCTTTctcttctctccttcttcttcttcttcttcttcttctttctcaccTATGCAAACTCTCAGTCTCAGTACTCTTTGTTGTATGATCAAGAACATGCAGTCCTATTGAAGATAAAGCAATACCTGCAAAATCCACCATTCCTCAATCACTGGACCTCATCAAACTCCTCACATTGCACTTGGCCAGAGATCAGCTGCACTAATGGTTCAGTCACTTCACTGTCTATGATCAACACCAACATCACTCAAACACTGCCACCTTTCCTTTGTGACCTCACAAACCTCACACATGTTGATTTTCAGTGGAATTTCATTCCTGGTGAGTTCCTAAAATCTCTCTACAAATGCTCCAAGCTTGAGTACCTTGACCTCTCACAGAATTACTTTGTTGGCAAGATTCCTGATGATATTGACAACTTGGCTAACCTGAGTTTTCTTAGCCTTAGTGGCAACAACTTCTCTGGTGATATTCCAACCAGCATTGGGAGGTTAAAGGAACTAAGAAATCTTCAACTTTATCAGTGTCTTCTCAATGGTACTTTCCCTGCTGAAATTGGCAATTTGTCCAACCTTGAGTCCTTGTATGTGTTCTCAAACCACATGCTCCCTCCCACAAAGTTGCCATCAAGCTTGACCCAGTTGAACAAATTGAAGGTCTTTCATATGTATGAGTCCAACTTGGTAGGGGAAATCCCTGAAACCATTGGACACATGGTGGCATTGGAGAAATTGGATTTGTCAAAAAATGGTTTAAGTGGACAAATTCCTAATGGTTTGTTCATGCTGAAAAATCTGAGCATACTATATCTTTACCGGAACAGCCTTTCCGGGGAGATACCTAGAGTGGTTGAAGCATTCAACTTGACAGAACTTGATCTTTCAGAGAATATACTTAGTGGGAAAATACCTGATGATTTGGGAAGGCTCAATAACTTAAAATACTTGAATTTATATAGCAATCAGTTATTTGGGAATGTACCAGAAAGCATTGCTCGTCTGCCAGCTCTGACGGACTTTGTTGTTTTTCTCAACAATTTATCAGGTACTCTTCCTCTAGACTTCGTTCGGTTCTCAAAGCTTGAAACATTTTAGATTGCATCTAATAGTTTCACAGGAAGGTTGCCAGAGAACTTGTGCTACCATGGAAGTTTAGTAGGTTTAACTGCTTATGACAATAACCTGAGTGGGAAGTTGCCTGAATCTCTAGGAAGTTGCAGTAGCCTGAATATTCTAAGGGTTGAAAACAATAATCTTTCTGGTAATGTTCCTAGTGGTCTATGGACATCGATGAACTTGGAAAGATTTATGATAAATGAAAACAAGTTCACTGGTCAGCTTCCTGAAAGATTGTCTTGGAATGTTTCAGTCATGTCCATAAGTTACAATTAGTTTTCCGGTAGAATTCCCCTCGGAGTGTCTTCCTTGAAGAATGTTGTGATTTTCAATGCCAGTAACAACCTCTTCAATGGTAGTATTCCACTGGAGCTAACATCTCTTCTCCATCTAACAACTCTTCTGCTTGATCATAACCAGCTCACAGGGTCACTTCCATCAGATATAATATCATGGAAGTCGCTAATAACTCTAGATTTGAGCCACAATCAACTCTCTGGAGTACTCCCAGATGTAATTGCTCAGTTACCTGGCCTTAATATTTTGGATTTGTCAGAAAACAAAATCTCTGGTCAAATTCCACTTCAACTAGCCCTTAAGAGACTCACAAATCTCAATCTGTCCTCCAATCTTTTGACAGGGAGGATTCCAAGTGAATTAGAAAACCTTGCTTATGCCAGAAGCTTCTTGAACAATTCCGGTCTCTGTGCTGATAGTAAAGTACTAAACCTTACCTTGTGCAATTCTAAGCCTCAAAGGGCAAGAATTGAAAGAAGATCTGCATCTTATGCTATAATCATAAGTTTGGTGGTAGGAGCCTCCTTACTGGCTTTGTTGTCATCATTCTTGATGATCAGAGTttacagaaaaagaaagcaGGAAATGAAAAGGTCATGGAAGCTCACTTCCTTTCAGAGGCTGAGTTTCACAAAAACAAATATTGCGTCCTCAATGTCAGAACACAATATTATTGGCAGTGGTGGGTATGGTGCAGTATATCGTGTCGTTGTTGATGATTTAAATTATGTTGCGGTGAAAAAGATATGGAGTAGCAGAAAATTAGAGGAGAAGCTTGCAAATTCATTTCTTGCAGAAGTTGAAATATTGAGCAATATTCGTCATAACAACATTGTAAAGTTGCTATGCTGCATTTCCAATGAGGATTCTCTGCTCCTTGTCTATGAGTAG
- the LOC102667720 gene encoding uncharacterized protein, with translation MDEDEWMYEIMSERADMDYENAESCGANESHVDCSDAFKTSQVFECREDVLRWARSVAHENGFVAIILRVESAHSSLKILLQNSIGHLCSVWDAVNNMITLQHTQIKASFETSTHVIGHVLQKTLYRRLLGMVSMYALNQIVAEFERVHYAGKNPSSCGCVVRTTLGLPCACELSKYVGGCIPLDSIHMFWRRLNFSDQGLSEPEVGIKDVMETIYQKFEELDVCGKFTLRSKLWEIALPDQNSMCPPPAKVNTKGAPKKITSRNPRSTKRDPSY, from the exons ATGGATGAAGATGAGTGGATGTATGAAATAATGTCTGAACGAGCggatatggattatgaaaatgcAGAATCATGTGGTGCGAATGAatcacatgttgattgttcggatGCGTTCAAGACTTCTCAG gtgtttgagtGTCGAGAGGATGTTTTGCGGTGGGCTCGATCCGTGGCTCATGAAAACGGATTTGTGGCGATAATTTTAAG ggttgaatctgctcactCGTCTTTAAAAATACTGTTACAAAATAGCATTGGACACTTATGCAGTGTGTGGGATGCCGTGAACAACATGATTACGTTGCAGCACACACAGATTAaagcatcatttgaaacaagtacacatgtcaTTGGACATGTGTTacaaaaaaccttatacaggaGGCTGCTTGGAATGGTTTCAatgtatgctttaaatcagattgttgCTGAATTTGAGCGTGTTCActatgctggcaagaatccCTCAAGTTGTGGTTGCGTGGTGAGAACCACgcttggtcttccttgtgcttgtgagctatccaaatatgttggtGGTTGCATCCCACTTGATTCAATTCATATGTTCTGGAGGAGACTCaatttttcagaccaagggttatctgagcccgaGGTGGGCATCAAGGACGTAATGGAAACAATATACCAAAAATTcgaagaacttgatgtttgtggcaagtTTACTCTAAGAAGTAAACTTTGGGAAATTGCACTCCCTGATCAGAATtcgatgtgtcctcctccagcaaAGGTTAACACAAAGGGGGCACCGAAGAAAATTACGAGTAGGAACCCAAGGTCAACAAAGCGCGATCCATCTTACTGA
- the LOC100820277 gene encoding receptor-like protein kinase 5, translating to MELFTPPCLKLLFHSLVILFLLFNHANTQSQSQLHDQERATLLKIKEYLENPEFLSHWTTSSSSSHCSWQEIKCSNGSVTGLTLSNSSITQTIPSFVCDLKNLTIVDFYNNLIPGEFPTSLYNCSKLEYLDLSQNNFVGSIPHDIGNLSNYLKYLNLGYTNFSGDIPASIGRLKELRNLQLQNNLLNGTFPAEIGNLSNLDTLDLSSNNMLPPSKLHGDWTRLNKLKVFFMFQSNLVGEIPQTIGNMVALERLDLSQNNLSGPIPSGLFMLENLSIMFLSRNNLSGEIPDVVEALNLTIIDLTRNVISGKIPDGFGKLQKLTGLALSMNNLQGEIPASIGLLPSLVDFKVFFNNLSGILPPDFGRYSKLETFLVANNSFRGNLPENLCYNGHLLNISAYINYLSGELPQSLGNCSSLMELKIYSNEFSGSIPSGLWTLSLSNFMVSYNKFTGELPERLSPSISRLEISHNRFFGRIPTDVSSWTNVVVFIASENNLNGSVPKGLTSLPKLTTLLLDHNQLTGPLPSDIISWQSLVTLNLSQNKLSGHIPDSIGLLPVLGVLDLSENQFSGEVPSKLPRITNLNLSSNYLTGRVPSQFENLAYNTSFLDNSGLCADTPALNLRLCNSSPQRQSKDSSLSLALIISLVAVACFLALLTSLLIIRFYRKRKQGLDRSWKLISFQRLSFTESNIVSSLTENSIIGSGGYGTVYRVAVDGLGYVAVKKIWEHKKLDKNLESSFHTEVKILSNIRHKNIVKLMCCISNEDSMLLVYEYVENHSLDRWLHRKNKSSTVSGSVHHIVLDWPKRLHIAIGAAQGLSYMHHDCSPPIVHRDVKTSNILLDSQFNAKVADFGLARMLMKPGELATMSSVIGSFGYMAPEYVQTTRVSEKIDVFSFGVMLLELTTGKEANYGDEHSSLAEWAWRHQQLGSNIEELLDKDVMETSYLDGMCKVFKLGIMCTATLPSSRPSMKEVLRVLLSCEDSFSKGESIIGHYDDVPLLKNSKREHKLDIDNDS from the exons ATGGAATTATTCACTCCACCATGTCTTAAATTGTTATTTCACTCTCTTGTGATCTTATTCTTGCTCTTTAACCATGCAAACACTCAGTCTCAGTCTCAGTTGCATGATCAAGAACGTGCAACCTTACTGAAGATAAAGGAATACCTTGAAAACCCCGAATTCCTCAGTCACTGGACTACTTCATCAAGCTCCTCTCACTGCTCATGGCAAGAGATAAAATGCAGCAATGGCTCAGTAACTGGATTGACTTTGTCCAACAGCAGCATCACTCAAACCATACCCTCTTTCGTATGTGACCTCAAAAACCTCACAATTGTTGATTTCTACAACAATTTGATTCCTGGGGAGTTCCCAACATCTCTCTACAATTGCTCCAAGTTGGAGTACCTAGACCTGTCTCAGAACAACTTTGTTGGCAGCATTCCTCATGACATTGGAAACCTCTCTAATTATTTGAAGTATCTCAACCTTGGTTACACGAATTTCTCTGGTGACATTCCTGCTAGCATTGGAAGGCTTAAGGAACTTAGAAATCTTCAACTTCAAAATAATCTATTGAATGGAACATTCCCTGCTGAGATTGGCAACTTGTCCAATCTTGACACCTTGGACTTGTCCTCTAACAACATGCTTCCTCCTTCGAAGTTGCACGGTGACTGGACCCGGTTGAACAAGTTGAAGGTTTTTTTCATGTTTCAGTCCAACTTGGTTGGGGAGATCCCACAAACCATTGGAAACATGGTGGCTTTGGAGAGATTAGATCTATCGCAAAACAATTTGAGTGGACCAATTCCTAGCGGTTTGTTCATGCTGGAGAATCTGAGCATAATGTTTCTATCTAGAAACAATCTTTCTGGGGAAATACCTGATGTGGTTGAAGCATTGAATTTGACCATCATTGATCTCACACGGAATGTTATCTCAGGAAAAATACCAGATGGTTTTGGAAAGCTCCAAAAGCTAACCGGTTTGGCTTTGTCTATGAATAACTTGCAAGGGGAGATACCAGCAAGCATAGGACTTCTTCCATCTCTGGTagattttaaagtatttttcaaCAATTTATCAGGTATTCTCCCTCCTGATTTTGGTCGCTACTCAAAGCTTGAAACatttttggttgcaaataaTAGTTTTAGAGGAAACCTACCAGAGAACTTATGCTATAATGGTCACCTTCTTAACATCTCTGCCTATATAAATTATCTGAGTGGGGAGTTGCCACAATCACTTGGGAATTGTAGTAGCCTGATGGAACTGAAAATCTATAGCAATGAGTTTTCTGGTAGCATTCCTAGTGGTCTTTGGACTTTAAGCTTGTCAAATTTCATGGTGAGTTATAATAAGTTCACTGGTGAGCTTCCTGAGAGATTGTCCCCAAGTATTTCGCGCTTGGAGATAAGTCACAATCGGTTTTTTGGTAGGATTCCAACTGATGTATCTTCATGGACTAATGTGGTTGTTTTTATAGCAAGTGAGAACAACCTTAATGGGAGTGTTCCAAAAGGTTTAACATCTCTTCCCAAGCTAACAACTCTATTGCTTGATCATAACCAGCTCACAGGGCCACTTCCATCAGATATCATATCATGGCAATCCCTTGTAACTCTaaatttgagccaaaacaaacTCTCTGGACATATCCCAGATTCAATTGGTCTGTTACCCGTCCTTGGCGTACTCGACCTGTCAGAAAATCAATTCTCTGGTGAAGTTCCTTCTAAACTTCCCAGAATCACCAATCTCAATCTATCCTCCAATTATTTGACAGGGAGGGTTCCAAGTCAATTTGAAAATCTTGCTTATAACACAAGCTTTTTGGACAATTCTGGCCTATGTGCTGATACCCCAGCACTGAACCTCAGGTTGTGTAATTCTAGCCCTCAAAGGCAAAGCAAGGACTCATCTTTGTCTCTTGCTTTGATTATAAGCCTTGTGGCAGTGGCCTGCTTCCTGGCTTTGTTGACATCACTCTTGATCATCAgattttatagaaaaagaaagcaaggatTGGATAGATCATGGAAGCTCATTTCCTTCCAAAGGCTGAGTTTCACTGAATCAAACATAGTGTCATCACTGACAGAAAATAGTATTATTGGCAGTGGTGGATATGGCACAGTATACCGTGTTGCAGTTGATGGTTTAGGCTATGTTGCTGTGAAGAAGATTTGGGAACACAAGAAGTTGGACAAGAATCTTGAGAGCTCATTTCATACAGAAGTTAAGATATTGAGCAACATTCGTCACAAAAACATTGTCAAATTGATGTGCTGTATCTCTAATGAGGACTCTATGCTCCTTGTCTATGAGTATGTGGAAAACCATAGCCTTGACAGGTGGCTGCACCGGAAAAATAAGTCATCAACCGTGTCAGGTTCAGTCCATCATATTGTCCTTGATTGGCCAAAGAGATTGCATATAGCCATTGGAGCTGCACAAGGTTTGAGCTACATGCATCATGATTGCTCACCGCCTATTGTTCATCGAGATGTGAAAACAAGCAACATTCTTTTGGATTCTCAATTCAATGCAAAAGTTGCTGATTTTGGTCTGGCTAGGATGTTAATGAAGCCAGGGGAACTTGCCACCATGTCATCCGTGATTGGCTCATTTGGCTATATGGCTCCAG aatatgttcaaacaACTCGAGTCAGTGAAAAGATTGATGTCTTCAGCTTTGGAGTTATGCTATTGGAACTGACAACTGGTAAGGAAGCTAATTATGGTGATGAGCACTCATCTCTTGCAGAGTGGGCGTGGCGACATCAGCAGTTAGGAAGCAACATAGAAGAGCTGCTAGATAAGGATGTCATGGAAACCAGTTACTTGGATGGAATGTGTAAGGTTTTCAAACTCGGGATCATGTGCACCGCAACACTTCCTTCTAGTAGACCTTCCATGAAGGAGGTTCTACGAGTATTGCTTTCTTGTGAAGATTCATTTTCTAAAGGAGAGAGTATTATTGGCCACTATGATGATGTTCCCCttcttaaaaattcaaaaagagaGCATAAGTTGGATATTGATAATGATAGCTAG